The following is a genomic window from Pedobacter sp. KBS0701.
CAAACCAGATACCGAAACGGTTTTAGTAAGGTTTACCCTTTCATCGCCTGCTTTTTCTATAAATTCTTTCTTTAAACCCGCATAACCTTTATTTGCAGCTGGCATAAAAGACGGCGCCAACCAACCCTTACGTACACCTTTAGCTAAACCATATACAAACATGCTCGATGCCGAACTTTCCAGGTAATTCCCTTTACGGGCTGGCATATCTAAAATATCAAACCAAACACCCGATTTCGGATCCTGGTATTTTACCGCCGCTGTTGCCGTACGGTTTAAAATGGTCAGTAATTCTTTTTTTTGCGGATGACCGGCCGGAAAATTATCCAATACATCTACCAGGGCCATAATGTACCAACCCATTGCCCTGGCCCAAAAATTTGGTGATCGACCGGTTGTTTTATCCGCCCACTGTTCGGTTCTGCTTTCATCATAGCCATGGTAAAGCAAACCTGTTTTTGCATCACGGGCATTTTTTTCCATCAGGATAAACTGTTTGGCAATATCATCGAAAGCAGCATCTTTTTTCATCAGTTTAGCATATTCTGCATAAAAAGGCTCACCCATGTATAAACCATCCAGCCACATTTGGTTTGGATAAATTTTCTTGTGCCAAAAACCACCTTCTTTAGTACGCGGCTGTTTTTGTAACTGATCGTATAATTTAGTTGCGGCTAACAGGTATTTCTGCTGTCCGGTAACTTTATAGAGCAATAATAATGAACGACCGTTTTTGATGTTGTCAATATTAAAATCATCCGGTTTATAGGTGGTAATATTTCCCTCTTTATCCAGATAAGCATCCATAGAACTTTGGATATACTTAAAATATTTTCCATCGCCGGTATTTCGCCAAACTGCTGCTGCCCCTTCCAAAACCACCCCCATATCGTAGGACCATCTCGGGCCCTTTGGTCCTTTTAAAACGGTAGTATCCTGCCAAAGTGTTTCCATCGCAGTTAAGGTCAACTGTTCTGATAATTTCTTTTGGGCAAATCCACTTTGTGATAAAATAGAAAAACCGATGAGGGCAGCCGCTGTATATAAAATTGATCTCTTCATTTTTATTATTTTGAAATTTCCAGTGCTTTTTTATCTACCTCAGTACCTAAAACAGAAGCGGTTTTCGCTTTGGAAACATCGGTTCCGCTAATTTTTACCCTTTTTGATTTTTCGCCTGAAACATCAAATAAAATTTTGCTGTTCATTGGATAACTAAGGTTGCTGATGTTGATATTAGAACCGTTCTGAATCATTACCACCGGACTGGTATTATCAGTAATTACATTTACGTTTTTCAGAAAAATTCCCGATGCCTCAATAATCTCGATGCCCTTTTTGGCTTTTATGGTTACGTTTTCGAGATACACATCTTTGATGTTCATTTCTGGTAATCCCCTGAAAAATATTGCTTTTTCGGCACCATTGGCCACTACATCTTTAATGTAAAAATTCTTAAACTGCGGAGTAGCTTCGGTAACCGGAACGGTTACGGTTTTGATCGCTTCACGTTTTTCGCCGGCCAAGGGAACCGGATCAACCGCAGCATAATACATATCGAATAAAATGGCTTCGCCAGGAATATCGATCATGTTGATGTTATTGATATAAATATTTTCTACCACACCACCACGACCTCTGGTAGTTTTAAAACGCAGGCCAATATCGGTGCCGATAAAAGAACAATCATAAACCCAGATATTTTTAGCACCCCCACTCATTTCGCTACCGATGACAAAACCACCATGCGCATGGTAAACCACATTATTTCTAACAATTACATTTTCTGTGGGTACACCCCGTTTACGGCCAGCTTCATCGCGACCAGATTTGATACAGATGCCATCGTCGCCAACATCAAAAGTGCTGCCTTCGATTAATACATTTTTGCACGATTCTACATCAACACCATCGCCGTTTTGTGCAAACCAGGGATTTTTCACCTGTAAATTTCTTAAGGTTAAATCCTCGCAAAGCAAAGGGTGTAAATTCCACGCGGGTGAATTTTGAAAGGTAACACCTTCTAAAAGGATTTTTTTACAGCCGGTTAAGACCAGTAAATTGGGACGGAGAAAATCTTTGATATCATCATAATCTGCAGCAGTTTTACCTGCTTCAATTACCCCCGCATTTTTAGTGTTCGAGCCTTTAACGGTTTTCTCTGATGGATACCACATTTTGCCATCGGCTTTAACAATACCTCCGGATGCAACGAGGTTTTTCCATTGTGTTTCGGTAAGTTTATCTTTTTTAACCATACGCCAGGCGCCGCCGTTACCATCAATGATCCCGCTTCCGGTAATGGCAATATTTTCGAGGTTTACACCCGAAATCGGGCTCTGGTTTCGCCATGCAGGCTGACCTTCCCAATTTCCCTGAACGAGTTTATATTGGTTAAAGTCGGCGGTAAACTGAAGAATGGCATCACGTTTTAAGTGAAGGTTTACATTGCTTTTTAACTCGATCGGCCCGGTTAACCACAAACCTGAAGGAATTAATACCACACCGCCGCCTTTTTGGCTAACGCTTGCAATAGTTTTATTAATATTTTCGGTATTTAAGGTAATGCCATCACCTTTTGCCCCAAAGCTGACAATACTTGTAGTATCTTTTTTAAATTTAACCTGCTGGATAATGGGTAAACTTTGCTTTTGTTGAGCCACAGCGGTTGCAGAAGATAAAATTAAGCATGCGAGAGCTACTTTTATATGGCATAAACTACCAGAAATATGTTTCATTATTTGCGCTGTTAAATTATACTTGGTTATTGTAATAACAAGTGTACGTTGTTTGCAGTTAAAACAGAAGAGAAATCTATGCAATCGTTACCGGAGAACAAGGCAAAAAAGCGCCAATAAATAGGCGCTTAACAGCTGTATATCAATTCCTTAATACACTTATTTTACTTCCGGATCCCACCCGCGGAAAACGTTTTCCAAAATATAGTCCTTATACTCATGATCAGTTAATTGGTGCGACCAATTGGCCCTGTTTTTAGAATCGGCGCCTTTTCCAGTACTTTTATATTCAGCATAATATGCCGTTTTCTCATTACTTTCTTTCCCCCAGTTATTCCAGCCCTCAGGGCGGATAAAATCTGGCAACTCGCAGTTGAGGTAGGCAACTTTGGCATAAGGTCTCCAGGGACGGCCCAGGTAAAAACTATTGGCAGGAGCATCTCCCTTAATTTTACATTTGTTGAGGACGTAGCCAAATTTTGTGGTATCGGCAGTTGAGGCAGCCGTAATGTAACCAGCTTTTTTGCAAAAAATGGTACAGCTTTCGAACCAGGCAGTAGAAGCGCCGAAAATAAAATCGACTGTTCCCTCTATGTAGCAATTTTTATAGTATTGGCGATTGTTGCCCCCATAAGTATAAAGTGTATCCTGGAAACCTAAAAACCTGCAGTTGGTGAAAATCAGTTTATCGCCTCCGGCCCAAACGGCTACTGCCTGCCCCACCGGGCCTGAAGAATTTTCGAAAGTAATGTTCTCCGCAGAAAAGCCTTCGCCATAAATGTAAAAGCTTGATGAACCCGAAGTACCTTTTTCTTCGCCAAAAATATTTTTTTTCTGTGCATAATCATCATAAGTTAAAATGGTTTCGCTTAAGCTCTCCCCAATAAACTTTACATTCTTTTTAGACGCCGCCAGAATCAGTTTTTCTTTATAAATACCCTTTTTAATGAAAATTACGGTTGTTTTGTTCCTGAAATCGGGCACAGCATGTATCGCTTCCTGTACAGTTTTAAAATTTCCACTTCCATCGGCTGCTACCACAAAATCGGGTTTAACATCCAGGGCATAAACTGCTGATGAAATGCTTATCAGTAAAAACAGGATGATTACTCTCATATCAATTTGGTTAGGCTAAAATTAAAATCGGCCACGTAAAAGTATAAACTTTGTAACGCAGCCGTGTTTTAAAATATATGATGAACAATTTTAAACATTAATATTGAAGCGGAAGAAGTTTTTAGCAGATTAAACGTTGCAAACGATGTCGGGAACGATTGCACAGTATCAGCTTGCCTGAAAATAAAAAAACGCTTAATCTTGTTGACAGGCAATAGATGCATCTTGATGCCCAAATAATTGAGAATCTTGATGCCAACCACAAGCCGCATTAAGATTCCCGCCTGCGCGGGCAATACATAAAACCAAATATTAAAAAAAATCATTGTAAGATGAAATATCTATACAGTTCAATCCTATTTTTAAGTGTTAGCATCAATGCCTTTGCCCAACAAACGCCAGATAACCGTTATGTTTCTAAAGTTTGGGTGTCTGATTTAGGTAATGGAACTTATAGAAATCCGGTAATCAATGCAGATTATTCCGATCCCGACGCCATCCGTGTGGGTGCCGATTTTTATATGATCGCCTCCAGTTTTGATGCCATACCCGGATTACCGATTTTGCATTCGAAAGATCTGATTAACTGGAAAATCATCGGTCACGCTTTAAAACGTCAGCCTCCATTCGAGCATTTCGAAAAGACACAACATGGCAATGGTGTTTGGGCGCCGGCTATCCGTTATCATAATGGCGAATTTTACATTTATTACCCGGATCCCGACTTTGGTATATATTTAACCAAGGCTAAAACCATAACCGGCGAATGGTCTGCACCTAAATTGGTTGCTGAAGGGAAAGGATTGATTGATCCATGCCCATTTTGGGATGAGGATGGCAAAGCTTATCTGGCTTATGCTTTTGCAGGTAGTCGTGCAGGCATTAAAAGTTTATTGGCGATTATGCCATTAACCATCGATGGCTCTAAAGCGACAGAAACGGGTAGAATTGTTTATGATGGGCACGAGCTCGACCCCACCATAGAAGGCCCAAAATTTTATAAACGCAATGGCTATTACTATCTGTTTGCACCTGCTGGTGGCGTTTCCACTGGCTGGCAATTGATTCTAAGAAGTAAAAATATTTATGGCCCTTATGAAAGAAAAGTAGCCATGGATCAGGGAAAATCTGCGGTAAACGGTCCACATCAAGGTGCCTGGGTAAACACACAAACCGGTGAAGATTGGTTCCTGCATTTTCAGGATAAAGACGCTTATGGCCGGGTAATACATCTTCAACCCATGAAATGGATCAATAACTGGCCGGTTATCGGCCTCGATGCAGATGGAGACGGAAAAGGTGAACCAGTAGCTAACTACAAAAAACCAAATGTAGGGAAGGTTTACCTAATTGAAACACCTGTAGAAAGTGATGAATTTGGTACAGTAAAATTAGGTTTGCAGTGGCAATGGCAGGCCAATCCGCAGCCGACCTGGTTATTTACTGATGCAGATAAGGGATTGTTAAAATTATACACGGCAAAAATTCCCGATGAGGCTAAAAATCTTTGGGACGTTCCGAACCTGTTGATGCAGAAATTCCCTGCCGATGAATTTATGGCAACAACGAAACTCAATTTTAAACCTAATCCAAAATTGAATGGTGAAAAAACGGGTTTAGTAATCATGGGACGCAATTATGCACAAATGAGTATCAAAAGCAAAAAAGACGGATTATACCTCATATATGGTGTTTGCCAGAATGCGGATAAGGGAAAAGCAGAGAATGAAAAAGAAATTGCCAGGCTGAAATCGGGCTTGGTTTATTTTCGCGTAAAAGTTGCTGCAGGTGCAAAATGCCAGTTCAGTTATAGTGAAGATGGCATAAATTTCACTAATGTTGGTGATGAATTTCAAGCCACTGCCGGGCAATGGATCGGTGCAAAAATGGGATTATTTGCTATTAGAGATACCCAAACAAATGACTCAGGCATCGCAGAATATGATTGGTTCCGCGTACAACCTTTAAAATAAAATATGATGAAAAAATATAAATTTCTTATCGCAGCATTTGGTGCTATTTTACTAATGTCTTTCATCATGAAACCTAAGCCTGTTAAAGTTTATTTGATCGGCGATTCTACGGTTGCAGATTATACTTTGGATGAGGGATACATGCAGAAGAAATATCCCATTACTGGTTGGGGACAGGTTTTTCAACAGTTTTTAACAAAAGACAGTTTAAAAAAATTAAACAAACTAATTAAAAGTGATAGCGCTTTAGTTGTTGATAAAGCAAAAGGCGGCAGAAGCACCCGGACTTTTTTCGAAGAGGGCAGGTGGAAAGATGTTTTATCAACCCTGGAAAAGAATGACCTTGTATTGATCCAATTTGGACATAACGATGCAGCGAAAGACAAACCTGAACGTTATGTAGATATTCCGGGATATAAAGATTTTTTAAGGATGTATGTAAAAGAAACAAGGGCAAAAGGTGCTTTACCGATCCTCATTACACCAGTTACCCGTAATTACCCATGGAAAGACGGTAAACTAGGCAGCGCACATGGCGAATATCCTCAGGCAGTAAAGGATGTGGCGAAAGAATTAAATGTGCCCATAATTGATCTTACTTTACTTTCAGCTGAATTTTTCACCACCAAAGGCAACGAATTTGTGAGCAAAAATTATTTTATGAATTTAGATTCGGAGAAATATGAAGCTTATCCAAAAGGGCAAAAAGACAATACCCACTTCCAACCCGAAGGCGCCAAAGCAATCGCACAGTTGGTTTACCAATCATTAAAAAACATTAACCGCAATTCGAATTAATTAAGCCATTCTTTGCAACAGAAGTATAAACTATAATTCTTCAGAACTTTCTGGCAGGTGATCGTATTCACCTTTCCATGCATAAAAGCCAAATATCATCAACCCCAAACTAATCGGGAGAAAAATAAACAGGATAATTGCCCACTGCAGAATGGTATTTGTCCGTTCAATATCTGTATGGGCCAAGCCCACTTTATCAATCGCATGGATAAACAAAAAAGTCATTGTTAATGGTCCTAAAACCATCCAAATCAGTCCTAAAAATTTCTTTAACGTATTCATCTTCTTCTAATCGTTAATATTCTCGTCTCTTTTATTCGATAAATAAATGGTGCCAATAACCAAACTCAACGCAGCTATGCCTATCGGATACCAAAGGCCTGATAATGGTGTAGAGCCAGAAAAGCTTGCAATTAGCGTTGCAATAAAAGGTACAAGCCCTCCGAAAACACCATTACCGATATGATAAGGAAGCGACATAGAGGTATATCTAATTTTAGTTGGGAATAACTCTACCAGGAAAGCAGCAATTGGCCCATAAACCATGGTTACCAGCAGAATCTGGAAGAAAATTAAGCCAACAAATTTCCAGAATACCGGCGTAGGTAAAACTTTGTCTTTTATTACTTCTTTGCCTGAAAGAATCCCTTTGGTTTGAGAAACGGTATCGATTTGCACCCTGTTAAAGGAAGCACCATTTTTAAGCATTACTTTAGTAGAAATCGTCCGTAAACTATCGGTTGAATTCGCAATTAAAAGAGAAGTTACCTGAGCCGGATTAGCAGATAAAATATCAGTCTGTTCAACTTTTGTATAATCGGTATCATCCAAAAACATTTGATAAATGGGGCGATAAAAAAGAATGCCCAAAAGCATACCGCTTAACATGATCCATTTCCGGCCAACCTTATCACTCCAGGCACCAAATACCACAAAAAAAGGAGTAGCAAAAGCAATTCCCCAGAGTAAAATATATCTTGAATCGTTAAAATCCAGCTTACAGGTATTCTCTAGAAATGATTGTGCATAAAACTGTCCGGTATACCAGATTACTCCTTGCCCCATAGTAGCGCCAAACAGCGCCAGGAGCACCATTTTAAAATTCGCCTTGTTATTAAAGCTCTCTTTCAGTGGATTTTTTGAGACATTTCCTTCAGCCTTTAATTTAGAAAACATCGGCGATTCGTGCATTTTCATGCGGATATAAATTGAAACCACAACCAATACGATCGATAATAGAAAAGGGATTCTCCACCCCCAATCGCCAAAAGTTTCGGCACCTAAAATATTTTTCGTAATGACAATAATCCCTAACGAAAGGAACAAACCCAATGTTGCGGTAGTTTGGATCCAGCTGGTAAAAAAACCGCGTTTGTTTTTGGGTGCGTGCTCTGCTACATAGGTTGCGGCACCACCATATTCGCCACCTAAAGCCAAACCCTGGATTAACCTTAATATTAAAACCAAAATTGGTGCAGCATAACCAATGCTTTTATAAGAGGGAATTAAACCGATAAAAAATGTCGATCCACCCATTAGTACCAAAGTAAGTAAAAAAGTATATTTCCGGCCGATTAAATCGCCAAGCCTGCCAAAAACCAGTGCCCCAAATGGACGAACAATAAAACCTGCAGCGAAAATAGCCAAGGTGTTGATTAAGGCTGATGCACCAGCATCTTCCGGAAATAACTGATGACCAATGATAACCGCAAGGCTACCAAAAATATAAAAATCGTACCATTCAATCAGTGTTCCTAAAGATGATGCACCGATTACTTTAAAGATATTGTTCCTGGGTAAATTGTCGCTCATATATGTAATTTAGAATATTTGGTTTCCCAAGATAAACATTTGAATGACAATTGGCAACCTGTACCTTTTGTCATTTAATTTGTTACATTATCAAACTTTTCGGCTTTAGTTTTGTATTTTCATCCGTAACGAATTTATCTCCCTTCAGATTATATGCTTTTAATACAAAACATTAGGTTAAGTAGAATTTTAAGGAATACGTGGCACGTTGATCTGATCATGATTGCCTCTTGTACTGTAGCTTACTTTGTACGTGAATATTTAATTGCGCATCATTTTTCCATTCCATCCATCATCCCAACAGTTTTAGGTACAGCTATTGCTTTTTTTATTGGTTTTAACAATAACCAGGCTTACGATAGGTGGTGGGAAGCACGAAAAATATGGGGAGCCCTGGTAAATGATTCACGCTCCTATGCACGGGCTTTGCTCAATTATGTTGATGAAGATGAAGAAAGTGTAAAACGTATGATTTACAGGCATATTGCATTCTTGTACGCTTTAAAAGCTAATTTGAGGGGAGCGGTAGACGAAATTTACACCAAATATTTAACTGAGGCAGATTTACAGGAAATAAAAAAACATAACAATAAGCATAACGCCATTTTAAATATCCAATCCAGAGATTTACAAAAATTATCAAAATCAAATGCTATTGATGGCTTCCGTTTTATCGAGATTAATGAGATGCTTACCAGATTTTCTGATTCTATGGGCATGAGCGAGCGCATTAAAAATACCATATTCCCCACAACCTATACCTATCTTACTAAAGTATTTATCTGGTTATTTGTAGTAACATTTACCCTCGTAATCAGTCAGGATGCAGGGCCGGCAGCCATATTTTTAGGCTGGTTAATCGGTTTCGTCTTTGTATCTACGCAGGTTAACGGAATGAGTTTGATTAACCCTTTCGAAAACAATTCTGCAGGCATTCCGCTTAACCAGATTACCAGAACGATAGAGATCAATCTTTTGCAGATGCTCGAAGAAGAAGAGATTCCGGAGCCCGTTAAGCCGATTAATGACGAATATGTGCTTTAGGTTTTCTTCCCCATATTTAATACCGAAGCGGACGAAGATCTCTCTATTTCTTTGCACTTCATCCAATAGCTATCTAATCGAGATAACGACCGCTCCAGAATTTTGTACTCCGTTCAATTCACGATTTGGGACCTTCCATAATTCCGACTAATTGTTTA
Proteins encoded in this region:
- a CDS encoding MFS transporter; the encoded protein is MSDNLPRNNIFKVIGASSLGTLIEWYDFYIFGSLAVIIGHQLFPEDAGASALINTLAIFAAGFIVRPFGALVFGRLGDLIGRKYTFLLTLVLMGGSTFFIGLIPSYKSIGYAAPILVLILRLIQGLALGGEYGGAATYVAEHAPKNKRGFFTSWIQTTATLGLFLSLGIIVITKNILGAETFGDWGWRIPFLLSIVLVVVSIYIRMKMHESPMFSKLKAEGNVSKNPLKESFNNKANFKMVLLALFGATMGQGVIWYTGQFYAQSFLENTCKLDFNDSRYILLWGIAFATPFFVVFGAWSDKVGRKWIMLSGMLLGILFYRPIYQMFLDDTDYTKVEQTDILSANPAQVTSLLIANSTDSLRTISTKVMLKNGASFNRVQIDTVSQTKGILSGKEVIKDKVLPTPVFWKFVGLIFFQILLVTMVYGPIAAFLVELFPTKIRYTSMSLPYHIGNGVFGGLVPFIATLIASFSGSTPLSGLWYPIGIAALSLVIGTIYLSNKRDENIND
- a CDS encoding pectinesterase family protein, giving the protein MRVIILFLLISISSAVYALDVKPDFVVAADGSGNFKTVQEAIHAVPDFRNKTTVIFIKKGIYKEKLILAASKKNVKFIGESLSETILTYDDYAQKKNIFGEEKGTSGSSSFYIYGEGFSAENITFENSSGPVGQAVAVWAGGDKLIFTNCRFLGFQDTLYTYGGNNRQYYKNCYIEGTVDFIFGASTAWFESCTIFCKKAGYITAASTADTTKFGYVLNKCKIKGDAPANSFYLGRPWRPYAKVAYLNCELPDFIRPEGWNNWGKESNEKTAYYAEYKSTGKGADSKNRANWSHQLTDHEYKDYILENVFRGWDPEVK
- a CDS encoding glycoside hydrolase family 88 protein, whose product is MKRSILYTAAALIGFSILSQSGFAQKKLSEQLTLTAMETLWQDTTVLKGPKGPRWSYDMGVVLEGAAAVWRNTGDGKYFKYIQSSMDAYLDKEGNITTYKPDDFNIDNIKNGRSLLLLYKVTGQQKYLLAATKLYDQLQKQPRTKEGGFWHKKIYPNQMWLDGLYMGEPFYAEYAKLMKKDAAFDDIAKQFILMEKNARDAKTGLLYHGYDESRTEQWADKTTGRSPNFWARAMGWYIMALVDVLDNFPAGHPQKKELLTILNRTATAAVKYQDPKSGVWFDILDMPARKGNYLESSASSMFVYGLAKGVRKGWLAPSFMPAANKGYAGLKKEFIEKAGDERVNLTKTVSVSGLGGKPKYRDGSFDYYISEKVITNDPKGMGAFVCAAAEMEVDALPKPGKNLTVTVDNFFNNEYMTGPTGDKIPFHYLWEEDDNNGFSLFGKVFNDAGVKTNTLKASPTTANLKGTNIYIIVDPDTEKETANPNFMNAAHAKQISEWVKAGGVLVLLLNDVGNCEISKFNVLPETFGIHFNEDSRNKVQGANFEQGAIKIPAGNSIFKTAKKVYIKEISTIVAKSPAVSALTDKGDVIIATAKYGKGTVFAVGDPWFYNEYIDGRKLPAEFENFKATNDLVNWLIKQVPGKK
- a CDS encoding DUF6814 family protein encodes the protein MNTLKKFLGLIWMVLGPLTMTFLFIHAIDKVGLAHTDIERTNTILQWAIILFIFLPISLGLMIFGFYAWKGEYDHLPESSEEL
- a CDS encoding glycoside hydrolase 43 family protein, which produces MKYLYSSILFLSVSINAFAQQTPDNRYVSKVWVSDLGNGTYRNPVINADYSDPDAIRVGADFYMIASSFDAIPGLPILHSKDLINWKIIGHALKRQPPFEHFEKTQHGNGVWAPAIRYHNGEFYIYYPDPDFGIYLTKAKTITGEWSAPKLVAEGKGLIDPCPFWDEDGKAYLAYAFAGSRAGIKSLLAIMPLTIDGSKATETGRIVYDGHELDPTIEGPKFYKRNGYYYLFAPAGGVSTGWQLILRSKNIYGPYERKVAMDQGKSAVNGPHQGAWVNTQTGEDWFLHFQDKDAYGRVIHLQPMKWINNWPVIGLDADGDGKGEPVANYKKPNVGKVYLIETPVESDEFGTVKLGLQWQWQANPQPTWLFTDADKGLLKLYTAKIPDEAKNLWDVPNLLMQKFPADEFMATTKLNFKPNPKLNGEKTGLVIMGRNYAQMSIKSKKDGLYLIYGVCQNADKGKAENEKEIARLKSGLVYFRVKVAAGAKCQFSYSEDGINFTNVGDEFQATAGQWIGAKMGLFAIRDTQTNDSGIAEYDWFRVQPLK
- a CDS encoding rhamnogalacturonan acetylesterase, coding for MMKKYKFLIAAFGAILLMSFIMKPKPVKVYLIGDSTVADYTLDEGYMQKKYPITGWGQVFQQFLTKDSLKKLNKLIKSDSALVVDKAKGGRSTRTFFEEGRWKDVLSTLEKNDLVLIQFGHNDAAKDKPERYVDIPGYKDFLRMYVKETRAKGALPILITPVTRNYPWKDGKLGSAHGEYPQAVKDVAKELNVPIIDLTLLSAEFFTTKGNEFVSKNYFMNLDSEKYEAYPKGQKDNTHFQPEGAKAIAQLVYQSLKNINRNSN
- a CDS encoding glycoside hydrolase family 28 protein: MKHISGSLCHIKVALACLILSSATAVAQQKQSLPIIQQVKFKKDTTSIVSFGAKGDGITLNTENINKTIASVSQKGGGVVLIPSGLWLTGPIELKSNVNLHLKRDAILQFTADFNQYKLVQGNWEGQPAWRNQSPISGVNLENIAITGSGIIDGNGGAWRMVKKDKLTETQWKNLVASGGIVKADGKMWYPSEKTVKGSNTKNAGVIEAGKTAADYDDIKDFLRPNLLVLTGCKKILLEGVTFQNSPAWNLHPLLCEDLTLRNLQVKNPWFAQNGDGVDVESCKNVLIEGSTFDVGDDGICIKSGRDEAGRKRGVPTENVIVRNNVVYHAHGGFVIGSEMSGGAKNIWVYDCSFIGTDIGLRFKTTRGRGGVVENIYINNINMIDIPGEAILFDMYYAAVDPVPLAGEKREAIKTVTVPVTEATPQFKNFYIKDVVANGAEKAIFFRGLPEMNIKDVYLENVTIKAKKGIEIIEASGIFLKNVNVITDNTSPVVMIQNGSNINISNLSYPMNSKILFDVSGEKSKRVKISGTDVSKAKTASVLGTEVDKKALEISK
- a CDS encoding bestrophin family protein, whose protein sequence is MLLIQNIRLSRILRNTWHVDLIMIASCTVAYFVREYLIAHHFSIPSIIPTVLGTAIAFFIGFNNNQAYDRWWEARKIWGALVNDSRSYARALLNYVDEDEESVKRMIYRHIAFLYALKANLRGAVDEIYTKYLTEADLQEIKKHNNKHNAILNIQSRDLQKLSKSNAIDGFRFIEINEMLTRFSDSMGMSERIKNTIFPTTYTYLTKVFIWLFVVTFTLVISQDAGPAAIFLGWLIGFVFVSTQVNGMSLINPFENNSAGIPLNQITRTIEINLLQMLEEEEIPEPVKPINDEYVL